The Mucilaginibacter yixingensis genome window below encodes:
- a CDS encoding penicillin-binding protein: MNIRANILLRAYLAFGLILLFALAVVVQLCRVQMVQGKKWRAMADSLSTKYVNVEAARGNILAVDGSLLATSVPEYELHMDMLAAAIDDSKKGDAFFNEKVDSLALCLSKFFQDRSARDYERMLRSARSDSARYVLLNKAKVSYRQLKQIRQFPIIRMGKYKGGLIVVEKNKRMHPFQSMALRTIGYKMTDTKDKKPINVGLEGAYADYIEGENGKRLMHRIAGGIWMPVNDEDEVAAKDGADIMSTIDVNLQDVAQKVLKKQLDSTQADFGTVVLMEVATGEVRAIANYTRTTKGTYEERMNYAIAQSAEPGSTFKLASYMSLIDDHKIDTSSMVDAQHGRFEVTNPRNGKVVLHIRDAEDPGSMLSAKRAFEESSNVAAARFVYNAYHDNPQKFIDKLYSYRLNEKDSLQIPGEGKPRIKTTRSVDWNKLQSLWQIAYGYESKLTPLQMLTFYNSVANNGKMIAPVFVREIRRMGNTVERFHARVINPKVCSDATLAKVRGMLEGVVLEGTGKLVIKNKLYSVAGKTGTAQIANGAAGYGAKNEHQASFCGYFPADHPKYSMIVVIHNPRVGSHLAAWVAGPVFRKIADRVYANDMDINHKQPERLVGNTEMPKVKNGNYGAVKQVYNKLGIKPLYASTNAQATGVDTSGGLVFDESKYKAGTVPSVSGMSLSDALYVLGNAGYKVSSQGSGVVVGQSVAAGTAAKKGTRISIQLQ, translated from the coding sequence ATGAATATCAGGGCTAACATCTTATTGCGTGCATATCTGGCCTTTGGCCTGATTTTGCTGTTTGCTTTGGCTGTAGTGGTGCAGCTTTGCCGCGTGCAGATGGTGCAGGGCAAAAAATGGCGTGCCATGGCCGATAGCTTGTCTACCAAATATGTAAACGTAGAGGCGGCGCGCGGCAACATCCTTGCGGTTGACGGCAGCCTGCTGGCAACATCGGTGCCTGAATATGAGCTGCACATGGATATGCTGGCTGCGGCTATTGATGATAGCAAAAAAGGCGATGCTTTCTTTAATGAAAAAGTAGACTCGCTGGCGCTGTGTCTGTCAAAATTTTTCCAGGATCGGTCAGCTCGCGATTATGAGCGTATGCTGCGTTCGGCCCGTTCAGATAGCGCACGTTATGTGTTGTTGAATAAAGCCAAGGTATCGTATCGCCAACTGAAACAGATCAGGCAGTTTCCTATTATCCGTATGGGTAAATACAAAGGCGGACTGATCGTTGTAGAAAAGAACAAACGTATGCATCCGTTCCAGTCGATGGCGCTGCGTACCATCGGTTACAAAATGACCGATACCAAGGATAAAAAGCCGATCAACGTAGGGTTGGAAGGTGCTTATGCTGATTACATAGAGGGTGAGAACGGCAAGCGCCTGATGCATCGCATAGCCGGTGGCATCTGGATGCCGGTGAATGATGAAGACGAGGTTGCAGCTAAAGATGGTGCAGATATTATGTCTACCATCGATGTAAACCTGCAGGATGTGGCCCAGAAAGTTTTGAAAAAACAACTGGACAGTACCCAGGCCGATTTTGGTACCGTAGTGCTGATGGAAGTGGCTACCGGTGAGGTTCGGGCTATTGCTAATTATACCCGCACCACAAAAGGAACTTATGAGGAGCGGATGAACTATGCTATTGCGCAATCGGCAGAGCCGGGTTCTACCTTTAAATTGGCCTCATACATGTCGCTGATTGACGATCATAAAATTGATACCAGCAGCATGGTTGATGCGCAGCACGGAAGGTTCGAGGTAACCAATCCGCGTAATGGCAAAGTGGTGCTGCATATCAGGGATGCGGAAGATCCGGGATCAATGCTGAGTGCTAAGCGAGCTTTTGAAGAGTCGTCTAACGTGGCGGCTGCAAGGTTTGTTTATAACGCGTATCACGATAATCCGCAGAAGTTCATTGACAAGCTGTACAGCTATCGCTTGAACGAGAAAGATAGCTTGCAGATACCGGGCGAAGGTAAACCAAGAATAAAAACTACCCGTTCGGTTGATTGGAACAAGCTGCAATCGCTCTGGCAAATTGCTTATGGCTATGAGTCAAAGCTAACGCCGTTGCAGATGCTGACTTTCTATAACTCGGTAGCTAACAATGGTAAAATGATTGCACCGGTATTTGTGCGGGAGATTAGAAGGATGGGTAACACTGTAGAGCGTTTTCATGCGCGGGTCATCAATCCAAAAGTTTGCTCTGATGCAACGCTGGCTAAAGTGCGTGGTATGTTGGAAGGTGTGGTGTTAGAAGGTACCGGTAAACTGGTTATCAAAAATAAGCTGTACAGCGTTGCCGGTAAAACGGGTACGGCACAGATAGCAAACGGCGCCGCCGGTTATGGCGCAAAAAATGAGCACCAGGCATCGTTCTGTGGTTATTTCCCGGCAGATCATCCAAAATATTCGATGATCGTGGTAATTCATAACCCGCGCGTGGGCTCGCATTTGGCGGCTTGGGTAGCTGGTCCGGTGTTCCGTAAAATAGCAGACCGCGTGTATGCTAATGATATGGACATTAACCATAAACAACCGGAGCGTCTGGTGGGTAACACCGAAATGCCGAAGGTTAAGAACGGTAATTACGGCGCTGTTAAACAGGTGTACAACAAATTGGGCATCAAGCCACTGTATGCATCAACCAATGCGCAGGCTACTGGGGTAGATACCAGCGGCGGCCTGGTATTTGATGAGTCGAAATATAAAGCAGGCACCGTGCCGTCTGTTAGCGGTATGAGCCTGAGCGATGCGCTTTATGTGCTGGGTAACGCGGGCTACAAAGTAAGCTCGCAAGGTAGTGGGGTAGTTGTTGGCCAGTCGGTTGCGGCGGGTACAGCAGCAAAAAAAGGAACAAGGATTTCAATACAACTGCAATGA
- a CDS encoding UDP-N-acetylmuramoyl-L-alanyl-D-glutamate--2,6-diaminopimelate ligase, which translates to MKYLSDLLTGLAFTELQGSADVEISCIVFDSRKVVPGCLFVAVKGTAVDGHDYIEQAVKQGAAAVICEELPGHTASEADYLMVANSAIALGIVAANFYDRPSDELKLVGVTGTNGKTTVATLLYKLFRELGYKVGLLSTVENQINGKVIPATHTTPDPVALNSLLRDMVDQGCDYCFMEVSSHAVAQHRIEGLKFSGGIFTNLTHDHLDYHKTFDAYRDAKKAFFDSLPKNAFALTNVDDRNGNVMLQNTRAHKKTYGLKNMADFKVKMLENEFNGLLLNVDGDEVWFKLVGSFNAYNLAAVYGAALLLDQDRSKVLVSLSGLTGAEGRFDYVISPSKIVGIIDYAHTPDAVQNVLTTIHDLRKGNEQVITIIGCGGDRDKTKRPVMASMACEWSDKVILTSDNPRSEDPEQIIREMEAGVTAANKRKTISIVDRREAIKTACHLAKPGDIILLAGKGHEKYQEIKGVRNHFDDKEELTEQFNLLN; encoded by the coding sequence ATGAAGTATTTAAGCGATTTACTGACAGGACTGGCCTTTACCGAATTGCAGGGAAGTGCCGATGTAGAGATCAGCTGCATTGTGTTCGACTCGCGCAAGGTGGTCCCCGGCTGTTTGTTTGTTGCCGTAAAGGGCACCGCGGTAGACGGACACGATTATATAGAGCAAGCCGTAAAGCAGGGCGCTGCAGCAGTGATCTGCGAAGAGCTGCCAGGCCATACTGCCAGCGAGGCTGATTATTTGATGGTGGCCAACTCGGCCATTGCATTGGGTATTGTGGCGGCCAACTTTTACGATCGCCCCTCAGACGAACTGAAGCTAGTGGGTGTAACCGGTACCAACGGAAAAACTACGGTAGCAACGTTGCTTTATAAACTATTCCGCGAGCTGGGTTATAAAGTTGGTTTACTATCAACAGTTGAAAATCAGATCAACGGCAAAGTGATCCCGGCAACGCATACCACGCCCGATCCGGTAGCGCTCAACAGCCTGCTGAGGGATATGGTAGATCAGGGCTGCGATTATTGTTTTATGGAAGTAAGCTCGCACGCAGTTGCGCAGCACAGGATAGAAGGGTTGAAATTCTCAGGCGGTATTTTCACCAACCTGACGCATGATCACCTGGATTATCATAAAACTTTTGACGCTTATCGCGATGCCAAGAAAGCGTTCTTTGACAGTTTGCCTAAAAATGCTTTTGCGCTGACCAACGTGGATGACCGCAACGGTAACGTGATGCTGCAAAACACACGTGCACATAAAAAGACTTACGGTCTGAAAAATATGGCCGATTTCAAGGTGAAAATGCTTGAAAACGAGTTTAATGGTTTGTTGCTGAATGTTGATGGCGATGAGGTGTGGTTTAAACTGGTTGGCAGCTTCAATGCTTACAACCTGGCTGCGGTGTACGGGGCGGCATTATTGCTGGATCAGGATCGCTCAAAAGTGTTAGTAAGTTTAAGTGGCCTGACAGGTGCTGAAGGTCGGTTTGATTACGTTATTTCGCCCTCCAAAATTGTGGGCATCATAGATTACGCACATACGCCAGACGCCGTGCAAAATGTGCTGACCACCATTCATGACCTGCGTAAGGGCAATGAACAGGTAATCACCATTATAGGTTGCGGTGGCGATCGTGATAAAACCAAACGCCCCGTAATGGCATCAATGGCCTGTGAGTGGAGCGATAAAGTGATCCTGACATCAGACAACCCGCGCTCGGAAGATCCTGAACAGATCATCCGCGAGATGGAAGCCGGTGTAACCGCTGCCAACAAACGCAAAACCATCAGTATAGTGGATAGACGAGAGGCCATTAAAACTGCCTGTCACCTGGCAAAACCGGGCGATATTATTCTGCTGGCTGGCAAAGGTCACGAGAAATACCAGGAGATAAAGGGAGTGAGAAATCACTTTGATGATAAAGAAGAGTTAACTGAACAGTTTAATCTGTTAAACTAA
- the mraY gene encoding phospho-N-acetylmuramoyl-pentapeptide-transferase, giving the protein MLYYLFNFLDKNYNIPGAGVFQYITFRMAMAVIVSLVITTVYGRRLIDYLRFKQVGETVRNLGLEGQMQKAGTPTMGGLIILAGILIPTLLFAKLDNVYVLLMIVTTVWLGAIGFLDDYIKVFKKNKEGLAGKFKIIGQVGLAIIVGWTMYFNSNIIIRQEVKLPVKYDLPVQYHMKGNTQVYTQDIKSTKTTMPFYKNNEFDYGKVIKFIPGYEHYTLLVFMVVVIFIITFISNGANITDGIDGLATGTSAIIGLVLAILAYVSGNTVIADYLNIMYIPNSGELVIFAGAFVGACVGFLWYNQYPAQVFMGDTGSLAIGGIIAVFAIMIRKELMLPLLCGVFVVENLSVIMQVSWFKYTKKKFGEGRRIFLMAPLHHHYQKKGFHEAKIVTRFWIICIMLAIITMITLKLR; this is encoded by the coding sequence ATGCTATACTACTTGTTTAACTTCTTGGACAAAAACTACAACATACCGGGGGCGGGTGTATTTCAATACATTACGTTCCGTATGGCTATGGCGGTTATTGTGTCGCTGGTTATTACTACGGTATATGGCCGCCGATTGATTGATTACCTGCGCTTTAAACAAGTAGGTGAAACCGTGCGTAACCTGGGTTTGGAAGGTCAGATGCAAAAAGCCGGTACCCCAACTATGGGCGGTCTCATCATTCTGGCGGGTATCCTGATCCCAACGCTATTGTTTGCCAAGCTGGATAACGTGTACGTGCTGCTGATGATTGTAACCACAGTTTGGTTGGGCGCCATCGGTTTCCTGGACGATTACATCAAGGTATTTAAAAAGAATAAAGAAGGACTGGCGGGTAAGTTCAAAATTATCGGTCAGGTAGGTTTGGCCATCATCGTTGGGTGGACCATGTATTTCAACAGCAACATCATCATCCGTCAGGAAGTAAAACTGCCGGTTAAATATGATCTGCCGGTGCAGTACCACATGAAGGGTAACACCCAGGTGTATACGCAGGATATCAAATCTACCAAAACCACCATGCCGTTCTACAAGAACAATGAGTTTGATTACGGCAAAGTGATCAAGTTTATCCCCGGTTACGAGCATTATACGCTGCTGGTATTTATGGTTGTGGTGATCTTCATCATCACGTTCATCTCCAACGGTGCTAATATAACCGACGGGATTGACGGCCTGGCGACGGGTACTTCGGCCATTATTGGTTTGGTGCTGGCCATCCTGGCCTACGTATCGGGTAACACGGTAATTGCCGACTACCTGAACATTATGTACATCCCCAACTCGGGCGAGCTGGTAATTTTTGCCGGCGCATTTGTGGGGGCTTGCGTTGGTTTCTTGTGGTACAACCAGTACCCGGCGCAGGTATTTATGGGCGATACCGGCAGTCTGGCTATCGGCGGTATCATTGCGGTGTTTGCCATTATGATTCGTAAAGAGTTGATGTTGCCGTTGCTGTGTGGCGTGTTTGTGGTAGAAAACCTGTCGGTAATTATGCAGGTATCATGGTTTAAATACACCAAAAAGAAATTTGGCGAAGGCCGACGCATCTTCCTGATGGCGCCGCTGCATCACCATTATCAAAAGAAAGGCTTCCATGAAGCCAAAATTGTAACCAGGTTCTGGATCATCTGCATTATGCTGGCCATTATAACGATGATCACTTTGAAATTGAGATAA